The window AACCCAACAGAAGCCGAATTGCAGGACATGATCAACGAGGTGGACGCTGATGGTAAGGGCTCTGGAACTGTGAAGGAGTGCGGTGTTGTGTAATTCAAGTTCAGACACGTCACCAGGTTGTCTTTCAGGTGTCGAGATCAAGGAAAGTGTGCAAAGATCCTTTCTGTGGCTTCCTTACCGCTGTGACAATTAAAATAGAAGATTGCAGGCCTGCCTCTAGCCCTGCTTGCTGTCAGAGCGTTTCCTGGATCAGATCACAGGGTTGTTCTCTTTGGTTGCCATGACCTGTAGCTCAGTCTTTTATCAACTGGCCCATGAGTCTGCACTGAGTGCTGTggggaaagtaaaaacaaacagccATAGACCTTTTAAAAAAGCTTGGTCATCTCAGAAGACAAACCCCAAGTGAAGTGGGAGAAGAATCTTCTTAGATGTTAATGTATAAAAGTGAGTACAGTGTGAGCTGTCGATGTGTTTATTGAAGAGAATTTCAGGGATCACGTgaggcttgggggtggggtgcaTGATGACCAAAGGAACTAGGTTTATAGAAGCTACTAGGAGGACGTGGAGCCAGAAGCAAATGGCTGTTGGGTCATTTGTTCTCTGGATTCCAGAGCAGTGGACAGGAGACCTTTTTACTGTTTGCTTCTATCAGTAAGTAGTTTTTAATCACTACCCTCTCCCCCCAAAGAAGAACCGTGTGCTTTGGAAATAGTATTAAATTAGTAGGTTTGGTTTATATAATACATTTAAGTAAATTAAATCTATAAACATAACATTGTAGAACATTAGTaaattttgaaaagatgaaaTCGGAATGAACAGTTTGGATCTAGACTTTCTTGATCAGCTTGATAGGATAgtagccatttaaaaatatggtatAATAAAAAAAGTATGGCATAATGTGATAAAACAGTTAACACTGCTGGTCACATATATTTAGAAGCAGGGGTTTGGAGTCAGCTCTTTAACAGTGGTTTAagtccatttgagctatttctaaAGACTGTTTTTATCATTAATAATTTGGAGAAAGAGGTTTATTCATAGTTCTGTCTCATTTGACTGCTAAGGTGATCAGCCATCTGGGAACATAGGGTGGCTCTCTTATAGTCTAGCCCAGGAAACTGTCTGGGGACTGGCAAAATGCATTAGGCCCTCCGATTGTATGGAACAAGGAGGGGAGGTTTTCTCAAGCTATAGAATCTAACATTTGCAGTGAGTGAAAGTGTTGAAACGCTGAAGGACATCGCTATAGGGCTATAAGAGATCATTTCAGACAACTGATTTTTGCCATGAGCATCAATAATGCTTTAAATATTTGGAGGCCAAAACGCTTTGAAGGAATCTGTGAATTATTACTTTGTTTTAAAGGTACTGGTGAAAAAGAGTAACTTCACGTAAggcttttttccttctgatttaatttttatttctgtttagttCAAGTCACACTGTTTGATCTGGTGGCTCGTCTGTGACGTATTCGTCTGTTGGTTTTAAAGGAGGAGTTTGGAATACTGGCCACAGAACAGATTCTGCTGACAGTTCTCTGATTGTTAATGGTCTGAGCTGAGGAAACGCTTCCGAGCCCATGCCCTTAGTAGGAAATAAAGATACCGAGTTGGGAGAAGATAGCTAGGTGACTTCCCATAAAGTGTCTGGGAAGACTCTGCTGCATCCATGGCCCCTGGCATGAGTCATCTTTTCCCCACTCGTGTCTTTCCCACTTGGTTTTTCCTTAAAAaccttggtggctcagggatGGGCCTTCACCAGCATCACTAGTATAGGCAGACTTGGatccaagggatctccctgactTGGGGGAAGGCGGTCTCAGGTGCCTCCCTTGGGAGTGGAAAGATTTCAGCCACCACTGCTGTGGCCTCCCCCCCCGCTGAACTGTGCACACCTTTCAGTGGCCAAGAAGCTGTGTGTGCAGTTTCCTTTGCATCATTAAATGCTGTCCTGGCCATTGATTACTAGTTTGAGTTACATGAATCATGTGAAATTGCCCTGGGAAGTTTTTGAATAGTTTAGATCTAAGGTAATTCAACCTGATAAAGCAATTCATCAGTTTGTCTTAGCAAATGTTTACTGTTCTATAAAGTGATTCTAAAATTACCTCTCTTGAGTGGCGTTAACTGGAGCACTTATTttacacaaggttttgttttttaatttgaggtAATGGCACCATTGACTTCCCAGAatttttgactatgatggctagaAAAATGAAAGACACCGACAGTGAGGAAGAAATCCGCGAGGCGTTCCGAGTCTTTGACAAGGTAACCCTGTGTCTGCATTGCTGACTGTAGTGAAATACGACTTTCCCATCGTTTGTAGAAGCTTTTCTAGTTAGAACACTTTACCTACCTGCCTCACCGTCTGTAATCTCACTTGAAATATCTTGACTTATTGCAGTAACCTTATCGTAAGAGAGTAAGCATAATAAATAGCAGAGAAATGTTGAACCAGGTTTCTTGGCTGTGACTTGCCACTCCTTTGCTTTGTAAACGCCCCTGCGGCTTCTCCTGCCTGCATGTGTTCGGTGGTGGAGGGGGAGCTCGAGAGCCGGCACGTGCACACAGGGCCAGCGCCTCGGTCAGAGCCCTGCTGGCCACGCGGCACCGAGTCCCTGCCCCTGACAGCGCGGCCTGTTCGCAGGATGGCAATGGATACATCAGCGCCGCAGAGCTGCGCCACGTCATGACAAACCTGGGAGAGAAGCTGACCGACGAGGAGGTAGACGAGATGATCAGAGAAGCGGACATCGATGGAGACGGGCAAGTCAACTACGAAGGTAAAACCCCGCCTCTCCTCAGCTTGCTCTGTAATGGTCCTCCCTCTAGGGTCTGTGAGCAAGTTAACTACTGCAGCTAGGGGTTTTTCCCTTATGCAGACTAGAGATGTTACGTTCATTAATGCTGCATTTGAAGGTAACTGAAAGTTATGATTATTTGTCTTTTCAGAATTCgtacagatgatgactgcaaaaTGAAGACCTACTTTCAACTCCTTTTCCCCCCCTCTAGAAGAATCAAATTGAATCTTTTACTTacctcttgcaaaaaaaaaaaaaatgttcatttactCATTCTGTTTCTATATAGCAAAACTGAATGTCAAAAGTACCTTctgtccacacacacaaaaattctgCATGTATTGGTTGGTGGTCCTGTCCCCTAAAGATCAAGCTCCACATCAGTTTTCCGATATAAATACTTGTCCTACCTTAACAATAAGGACGCGCTTAGTGGACTCCTGGCAGGTCCATCTGCTCATGATTAATAACACTGTCTGGGCTGGCCAGTTTTTCATGCATGCAGCTTGACAATTGAACACAGTCAGGCGtttgtattaaaaatgaaaaagtgaaaaaaacaaattcaaaacgtACTCCAAGGGGTTCTAGTTCAAATTGTTAGTGTAAATTGTCGTAGCTGGTTTACTGAGGAGGGGCGTTCAAGGTTGGTTCACCTCAGGGTGCTGTAGGAGGACTGTCCGGGCGCAGCCCCACTGCGGCAGGATGGGCCTCGTCGTCCCCTGGTGACCGTGACACACCCTGTCTGCACTGTGCTAGAGCGGAATGGGTGTCAGGCTATCACCAttcatacaaatttttaaaaagaaacttttaccAAGGGAGCATCTTTGGACTCTCTGTTTTTAAAACCTTCTGAACCATGACTTGGAGCCGGCAGAGTAGGCTGTGGCTGTGGACTTCAGCACAACCATCAACATTGCTGTTCAAGAAATTTACAATTTACGTCCATTCCAAGTTGTaaatgctagtttttttttttttttccaataaaaagaCCATTAACTTAAAGTGGTGTTAAATGCTTTGTAAAGCTCAGACCTAAACGGGGATGAGCCAGTCGGAGGGGAGGCCAGTGTACCTTTAAAAACGCCCACAGCCCAGCATTGGGTACCCCCCACCCACACAGACATGCATCCCAGCACCAACCACTGAGCCCAAGACCTTGCCCAAAACCAAGCAGATACTGATGGCTTCATCTTGTTTACGGACATGTGGGTCTATTTGTATTTtcactggggggaggggggagtgaaTCATGGTAACAATGATTATTCAGGCAGTAGAGCtcttgaaggaaaaaacaaaaaccactttCTCTCAAGCATGTATTTAGGGGTTCTTATAAATTGTGCTGCTGATTACCTGTTTtatgtgactctttgagaccatctGTGCAAGAGATGACTTAGTGCGTCTGTAATTGAATCCTTGCTGTGTGTGGTAGAAGCAGTGGTCACTTTTCTAAGCCAGTCTCTTCATGCCTAACGGACACTACCGTTCACCTTTTGATGcacaatttttaatttatgattgTACTTAACTTTAGACTTCTACTTTTTAACTTGACTTtgctcttccccaccccctccctgcccccagtagAACCAATTCTAACCCCCAGCTTGGAAGTAAAACTCCAGCCTAGAGggaattttgtatttctttatgaaactgtaactaaaactaaagagatGCTGGTAATGATCTTGGTGGTGGGATTGGTCTGCCTAAAAGTCCCCTAAAAAGCATATTGGATTTAGTGCAGAACTCTTTGAAGGCTGAGTGTGCATTTTTCAGGGTGTTAACTGGTTGCATCTTATTAGGAGGTTGGGTTTTGAGTGTTCCTGTGTGGGAGGTCTTCCCTTGCACCGGAACAGCAGCAGGCTGCTAGCGAGGCGGTGAGATGCGCTCTGCAGCCCATCGGGTGCCTTCAGGGTTGGTTTATGGAGACCCTGCGCTTCTCCGTCTCCTGCTCCCCGTCTCTCTGGCATTTTGCAGCTCCTTCGTTTTCCCCGCCAGAGGGGTGGGTCAGAGCCATGGGGAGGAGCCTGCCCCTCTGCTTGGCTGCTGGTCTCTAGGCTGGGTGGTCGGTAGAAGAGAGTTTGGCATCGTGGGCGAGGCTTGGCTTCCTTAACTCCCTGAATCTGGAAGGAGCATCTCAGTACCGTGGAGGTTTTCTCCTGGTGAGATAGGACTGGGGTTTCTGGTTTGAGGAAGTGGATAACCTGAATATTTCTTGCTGGGAGGTCAAGTAGCCAGACTTCACCCATTGTCAGGCCTGTGGCCAGTGACTTCTTGGTAGCTTTAAAAAGGGTTAAGGACAACTTGGCTTGTTTTTCAGGAACTTTGCCTTCTATCTTAACCCTTTCaccatgtcttttttttctagAAGCTGAGTGGACTCCATGTTGGTCCCATAGCCTTTCCTAAAAGACCACCCTTGTAGCCAGATTCTTAAGTGGCCAGGATCCTGTTTAGGAACCAGAAACGTAACCCCAGGGGGTGCTGAGTTCCAGTTTGGCCTCGAGGGGAAGCTTAGTCCACTGGAGACTTCCTGGCCTTGGAGGAGACGACCAGCCCCCAAGGGTCAGGtgtctgcagtccacgggggtttGTGAGGAGATGAGCTGGGCGAGGGGGGCACGACTCTGAAACTCGGCCAGACTCCTGTAAACTCTGGCCCCACTTCTAACTGctctataaatacatatacatatatttatatacatatagagTGACTAGTTTAACTGGCATCCGCTTGAGCCTGAGACTTGCCATAGAAAACGGCTGAGCCCTTGGCGCGCACGCTCGTGGTTGCGTTCTCCATCTGTTCGGGGTAGGTGTCGAGCAGCCGTGTCTGGATGTTTCAGATGGGCTTCTGATGCACTGTTGccaaggaaggcttttttttttttttcctggttttttGACAAACGAATTTTTTGCACACTTTTAATTGGTGACTTTCAGCAACTTTCAAACACTGAAAACTAGCTactgtacatatttttatatccTCTTTATAAATGCATGTCTGACTGCACTCGTGACCACGTCGTCACGCAGGGCTGTCCAGTCGGCCTGGTGCGCCTTGGGCCGTTGGAGAAGCAGTGTGACTGGCGGCCCCTCGGCAGTCCTGGGAACTTCCTCCTGAACAAAGAATGTAAATTTGGTCAAGTCTGCTCCTGGTTCATTCAGTCATTTTCAACATTTGAAGTAGTTACTGTATATCCTAAATACACCTATCCTTTTGGCAGTGACTAGATTTCCACGAATGTGTCTTACTCTATCCTTCAGCTGGCGGTTACTCTTAGCTCTTACTGATCCCTTGAAGTTGTTCTGCAGAAGACAGAAGTTCTCTGCTGTCTGTATCCCTCGGAGGAAGAAGGTAGTGGCGGTGGAGTGTGTGTTCTTTCTCCAAATTTATTATAATGTTTGTTAAACACGTCTGTAGCCAAGATGGTGGTAGTTCCCTTGTTACGGAAGTCACCCTTCACCGTGGCGATTTGCGAAGGAGATGTACTTGAATGTTTCTGTAAATCTTTTGAGATAAACTGTTTGGGGATTTAACCACCTCTCTGATGGGGGACCAACTCTATGGAAAttgtaaataagttttatttataaacCTGGCActgtattcaataaacatttctgcAGCCTTTCATCTCTAACTGTGAACTCTGGAGGTTTTTAGCCCGTGCTGCTGTCCATTCCGTTTGCTCAGTGAACAGGCTGTACCTGCCCACAGGTGTGATTCTGCTTGGGCCCCAGTATGGTAGCGGAGGGGCCAGAGCCACCACAGAGACGTCCCACTCTGGCCTTACCCTCTTGAAAGTTCAGGCCTGGGGGCTtagcctggtggtgcagtggctaaggcTCTCCCTTCAGGGCATGGagctgggttcaaaccctggtcggagaactagacCCCGTATGCTGCAATGAAGTGAAGCCCGGATtggccaaatattaaaaaaaatacagttcaGGTGTTAATAGCTGACATTTTAGCACAGTATCCTGGCATTTCAATGTATCCCTGTTGGTGTTGTGTGGAAAATTCACACCATGAAAAGATTGATTCCTCTTTAACCTCAAGGTTAATTCAAGTCTCTTTGGAAATTGTGTGAAGAAGTACACTTAGACATTAGATGGGGGTTTTCATATTAGCTGGGAATTTACAGTTCCATAAGCAGCTGCTTCTGCCCAAGTCCTGGGCAGGACAGCTGAGGAGCAGCGGGGTCCGGGTGGCGGCCGGGAGAGGGAAGGGGCGGTGGTGCTCCCCATCGGGACCTGGGAGTGGAGGCCTGGCCCTCGCCACTGTGGCCCCCACGCCAGTCTGGAACCGCGTCCTCAAGCAGGAGCGGCGGCCGGCTGCCCCCTGTGTTTGCAGAAGGGCCTACGCCGACTGCCTCGCCCCCTTAACAAAGCCCGAGAGCTGAGAAGGCGGAAAGGCCGCAGGCTGAGGCCCCGCTCTGGTCAGAGGCGCGCTGGGAGCCTCCGCCTCTGCACCACCAGCCCCCGTCTGCAGGGTGGAGGTGCCCCCGCAGGGACCGAGCCCTCTGCTGAGACCTCAGGCCTGGCCTGTAGCCGTGGACAGGTTCTTTCCCTCTCTGCCCTGCATTCAAAAAGATTACTGGACTAGCTACcttgtttagccgctcagtcatgtctgactgcgacccaagggactgtagcccaccaggctcctctgtccatgggattctccaggctagaagaggagcgggttgccgtttcctcctccaggggtcttcctgacgcaGGACACACACCCGCGTCTTCTgcgctgcaggcaggttcttcgcccctgggccaccagggaagcccaggtacctTCTGCCCGCGGCTCTAGGAGTCTGACCAACCCAGCTTGGCATCGCTTGGTATTGAAATAGAAATTGCAGCCTCAAGGGTGGGAGGCAAAGGAGTATAGGCGTGTTGTATACTTGGAGATGATAAGTGGGATTTTAAAAGTCTCATGGTGGGGGTGGAGcagagggttcagttcagttcagtcgctcagtcgtgtccgactctgcgaccccatggagcagAGGGTAAGTTTTGTTAAGACTGTGGGATGTAATATTGGAACGTGGGTCAAGGGAACTGATCACGAAGCGACTTCCGTCCTCCTGGCAGGACAAAAGTAGGAAGCTGCCATTCACCGCAGGCGGGAGATTCAGTCCAAGTGACGACGTCATCTGGATTTTCAGCAGTTTTGGTCCAGGAggaacagcacacacacacacttccagtCTGAGCCGAACTTCCCTGGGCCCTGTGGCTGCCGCGTCCAGTGACTCAGGCTGCCTTAGAAGGAAATCAAACCGCAAGTTTTTTATAGCTTGCCGCCGCTTCTCTCCCACCGCCCTCAGCCCTGTGCCGGGGCGGGAGGAGCCGCTTGCCGGAGCCCTCGGGAGGGCCGGGGCGGAGCTGCGTCCCCGCTGACCATCCCTGAGTCTGGGTTCAAAGAACGCTGGCAGTCTCCAGCCTAAGAGTCACTGATGTTCTGCCTATGTGTCAGCAGCCTCGGAAGTGAGGGTGTATTTACACACTCCCATAGCATTTCaaatgggactttttttttttttttggactgtgcctgaggcctgtgggatcttggttccccagcaCAGGGTTGAACCCTCGTCCCTGCATttgaagtgcggagtcttaacccctggactgccaggggagtcccagcAAAGGTCACATTTTTAAGTTCTGTTTTCACCTTTACAAAGATACAAGGGAAAATCCCAGACTCTCCTCCTCTAGTAAGATAATTTCATAAACATTTTGTTATAACATAATACTCTTTTTATCCTGGCTGCATATAAGCATGTATAGTttgcttttaaactttttcttcccctttctgagTCTTAATATACCCTGCAAgttgggattttgtttttttgttactgTGTTTGGTAGCCAAAGATAATTTTTTCCCCAACACAGACTGATAGCAAGAGTCAATATTTAAGAtaatggattattttttaaaagcagaaaacaagtgagaaaataattataaaatgataGTATTTTAGTTAAAGGACTAGTTCATGTAGTGTAGTCAttataaacaaatagaaaataagtgaagacaaattataaaatgaaaatatcttaaaagGACCAGCACATACTTTGCATTCCCATTGCAAATATCCATATCTGGTGATTCTCAGACTTTTCAATGACAAGAAACTTGTTAACCTCGAAAGGCAGGCCCGTTTTCACAAAAGTATTTTTCTGATTCTGATAAAAATGCTGTTTATTGTATAAGGTTTGTGATatttcactggtagctcagcaggtaaagaatctgcctataatgcaggagatgctagtttgatccttgggtcaggaagataccctggaggaaggcatggcaacccactccagcattcttgcctggaaaatcccatggacagaagagcctggtgggccatagtccacggggtcgcaagagtcagacatcactgagcaactaaaccaccagaaCACCGTTTTTCTGATTCTAATAAAAATACTGTTTATTGCATAAGATTTGTGATATCAACTGACCCCACTACCCTGTAAAAGATAGTTAACACTTTGTATTTCCTTCCAGAATTTTTTCTATCTTATGGATACAGAGATAGTTGACAAAACTAAGatctatatgtgtattttttaaaattaaggatgATATTCTTTCTTACATATAATTACATATtgcatatatacaatatatgtattATAGACTTTTTCATTCCTTATGCTTTTTTTTGAGGTACAATTCATGTCACAAAACATTCATCCTTGTAAAGCATAGAGTTCAGTAGTTTTTAACATACTCACAGCATTGTATAACCGTCAACGCTGATTTTAGAACGTTTTCATCGCCTGAAAGAAGCCCTGAGCCTGTTAGCGGTCCCTCCCCACCCGCCTTCCCAGTCCTGGTgatcactaatctactttctgtgtcAATGGATCTGCCTATTCTGGATATGATATAAATAgaataatatattcatattttttaaatcctctttcactttttatcCTGAACATTTCTCCATATACTTAAATTCTTGGATGTAATTTTTTAGGAGCTGGCTCTATCAGGATAGCATCATTTGCTTCATCTCTCAATAGAGGCCATTTGGCACACTATGTTTTGAGCGGTTGTAAGTATGAGAACATTGTTGGGAGGTTGAAACTTGCATCCTTGTAGCCTCCACCCATTGGCCTGCTTAAGCCTGATGGAGCTGGCCCCGGACCTGTAACCCTACTCCACAAGGCAGGCCTTGCCATTCACATGTTCACACACCCTCCTGAAGTCTTCAGTCttaatatttgcctttttctctttgaaacCAGCCTGAGAGGAACGGACAGGATGTGGTGTGATTCACCCAGGCTCCACATTTAAACAGATCTCTGCATTCACATCCTGTCTCCCCGTGTGGCATGAATTTTGCGAAGTGCCAAGTCTGCCTCAGTGTCTTCAAGGCGGTTGTCAAAGTGAGTGAGATGCTGCAGATCCACTAGCATCAAGGCTAGCACGTGTGTGTGCCCAATGGCtcgctcgtgtccgactctttgtgaccctgtggactgcagccccccaggcccctctgtccatgggattctccaggcaggaacagtggagtgggctgccatttcctcctccaatggaaGGTGTTTAAAACCGCGCTGTTCTCCTCCTACCCAGGGTGAATTCTGATGCCACAGAGGCAAATGAGGGCAGTCTTTCTGCTTCCTCTGGTTGATCTGGCTCATGTTGGTTCTTGGGAACTGTCACTTCCTTCCTTTGTCAAAAGCACACAGACCCAACCCTCTCCTCCTCACCCCTCTGGATGCCCTGACGGTCATCGCCAGCGTCTCGTCTCTGGGTGCCTGTTCCTGACTCGGGCGGCTCCGCTGGCTCCTCAGCCAGGCCAGGCCCGAGGGCATCCCCATGGAAGAGCTGCGGCATCCTTGAGGGCTGGTTGGCTTGGTCATCTCTGGACAATGATGGagatcccattttttttttcagtgagttagTTTTTAAAtgccaaatttattttttaattgaaggataattgctttataggattgtgttggtttctgccaaataccAATGTGAATCAGCTGCAGGTACacacatgtcccttccctcttgaacccccctccctcccctccaggttgttacagagccccgtTTGGGTTCCCTGAGACCCCGTTCTTGTTAAAGGCCCTTGACCACGACAGGAGAGGTCGGTGGTTGGGCGCTCTCTGCTGTTAGCCTCCCATCCCCTCTACCCCCTCGTGCCGCTTCCTCTCTTCTGGGGCCCCTGGGGCCGTCCTGAGCTCTGGCTAGTCCTTGAGAAATGCTCACTGCCTCCAGCCAGGAGTGCTTCTCCTTAGTGCGGCTGGGCCCGGCACAAACTGGTCCAGCACCACAGGCAGTGAAGCCACCCGGTCACgcctcccctcctctcttctctgcctccatcttcatctTCAGCTGGCCGGCGTCGCGCAGCATCCCTGGGCTCCCACGGCCTGATTCCAACTCGGGGTCAGAGACGCTTCCCCAGGCCCCAGAAGGGGGAGATAATCCGATGGTTGGCTCAAAGCTAGTGAGCTCATCCTTTCTGAAGGGTCCCGGAGGGGAACTCAGGGTGTGGGTGCAGTTGTTCAAACAGGGCAAATTCTTTAACTCAGCCTTGCAAATTACCACCTGGTcttcccattcaggctgccacctATGGCCAGGAAGGAATTCACAACCTACTTCTTCTGCTGTTTCCTAGCGGGAAAGCCTGCTCACGAGAGGCCAGAGTGAGAGTGCTGTAATCTGGTTGTTTGTTCTCAGGGTCAGCGTCCACAGTGTCTAGAGCGCAGAGTTAGAGAACTTCGAAATAGTGGAaggttcaggaagatctgctggaaaagggacagactacccaccgcagtattcttgggcttccctggtggctcagctggtgaagaatccgcctgccgtgcaggagacctgggttcgatccctgggtggggaagatcccctggagaagggaatggctagccactccagtgttctggcctggagaactccatggactgtatggcccagggggtcgcaaagagtcggacacgcctgacgactttcacttcacttttcagtcTCCACCTCTCGAGATTCTTCTGCAAGCTGTCCCTGGAAACATTATCAGTTACGCCCGCCACGCAGCGTGCTGACGAACAGCATACGCCAGCTCGAATGCACGAGAACCAGtgcagacagcaaggagaacagggCCATCATCAGAGGGATTTTGATATAGTTCTCGCAGTCACTAAGAAATCAAGCAGACGAGAGTGTGTCTGAAGCACATAAGGAACAAGTTTGGCTTCATGTGTGTATGTAGAATATTGCGTCCAGCAGTTAGAGGCTTCATATTACTTGGATGCCAATAAATATGAAAACTTATAGATAAAAGGGGTAATTTCCTAGCGAACTGACTCAAGCAgtacaaaatgtaaaacagactGACCATTAAAGGGATAtaatcagaaattaaaaacatatctACCGGTGCTGGATACTGTCAAACTGTGCTCCCCTCCTCCAATGAGTGATGAGGCCTTGGTCTCATCCCCTTGAATCTAGGAGAACACggtaactatttttctttttaattaatatttgtttggctgtgttgggccGTGGTTGGGGGCGTGTGGggtttagttccctgagcagggatggaacccgggcccctgtgttgggaacacggagtcttagccactggagcaccggCAGAGTCCCTGTGACACTGACCACTTTGAGCAGTGGAATGAATATACTGGGACGGATATGCTCGTTTCTGGGCCCATGACTGTTCCCAGTTCCCTCCTTGGAACATTCTGGAAGCCCTGAGATCTCCATGCTGGAGAGGCCACGTGTAGATAATTCAGCGGACGGTCTGCTGGGCCCACCCTTCTCATCTGCTATCGTCAACAAAGTGCCCAATAGGTTGAGGCCTGGATCCTCCAGGCCAGGCCGTTGGCTAGCTGAATACGGAGTAACCtctgttgggaagaccccctggaggagggcatggcagcccactccagtc of the Muntiacus reevesi chromosome 7, mMunRee1.1, whole genome shotgun sequence genome contains:
- the CALM1 gene encoding calmodulin-1 isoform X1; translated protein: MQADQLTEEQIAEFKEAFSLFDKDGDGTITTKELGTVMRSLGQNPTEAELQDMINEVDADGNGTIDFPEFLTMMARKMKDTDSEEEIREAFRVFDKDGNGYISAAELRHVMTNLGEKLTDEEVDEMIREADIDGDGQVNYEEFVQMMTAK
- the CALM1 gene encoding calmodulin-1 isoform X2, which codes for MADQLTEEQIAEFKEAFSLFDKDGDGTITTKELGTVMRSLGQNPTEAELQDMINEVDADGNGTIDFPEFLTMMARKMKDTDSEEEIREAFRVFDKDGNGYISAAELRHVMTNLGEKLTDEEVDEMIREADIDGDGQVNYEEFVQMMTAK